TAGCGATCGTGCGTCACCATTAAAATGGATCCTTTATATTGAGCTAAGTAGCCTTCTGACCATTCAATCGTTTCATTGTCTAAATGATTCGTTGGCTCATCTAAAATGAGTAAATCAGCTGGTTGAATTAAGGCTCTTGCAATGGTCACTCTCTTTTTCTGACCACCTGATAATTGTTGAACCTTCATTGAATAATTCGTAAACAAGGCATGAATTTGCTTATGACAAGGAATACATAAGTAAGCCGTTGGCAAAAAAGTACCTCCCTCTTCCTTTGGGGTAAGATGATGAACCGTTGTTTTCACATTTTCACGTTTACATAACTCACATGTAGTTGGATTTTGCTTTTCTTGGGGACTGTCCCCCACTACGATTGACTGTTTTCGTAAACTTTGTTGCTTGCCTGGACAGTCGAAAAGCTATGGTTGCAAAGCAACAATCTTATTGAAAAGAGCCATTTCGTTAAATAATAAAACCCCTCAGAAATGATCCATAACTTCTGTGGGGTTTGACAGTATTGGGAGAGTTTAAGAAACGTTTTGGATATTTTAACGAAAGCCCTTATATTCAAAGATAAGAAGGCGAATAAGCTGCTTTTTCCGACTGCAGCATTAAATTTTTTATTCCGACATGCAGGTTTTTAAATCGTTCGTCCTTTACTTCTCCTATTTTATAGCGGTAATAAATTTGCTGTAAAACAGCTGCAATTTTGTAAAAAGCAAAGGAAAGATAATAATTTAAGTTTGAAATATCCCGTCCAGATTCTTTTGCATACATAATCGCTAAATCTTTTCTAGTCCAAAATCCTGATTGGTTTGTTACAGCGGTCAGGCCTATTTCTTCATCTCCTTCTTCTGTCCAATAAGCAAGGCTAATGGCCAGATCAAAAAGAGGATCTCCAATAGTAGACATTTCCCAATCTAAAACAGCTGTTATATGAGTTGGGTCATCAGGATGAAATATTATATTATTTAATTTAAAGTCATTGTGAATAATCGTTACATCAGTGGAATTCGGTATATTTTCCATTAGCCAATTTTCTAATTTTTCCACAAACGGCAAATCATCTGTTTTCGATTGTTGATAGCGTTGAATCCATCCATTCACTTGACGTTTTAAAAACCCTTCAGGCTTCCCTAAAGAATCTAATTTGGTTTGATAAACATTAATTCGATGTAAATCGACTAATTCTTGAATAAAAGCTTTCGAAATCTCTTCTTTGATTGTCAAACTGTTCCAATGAGCCGGAAGAGAATGGTCTATTACAACACCTTTTTTTAATTCCATTACATAAAAATGTTTATCCATTATTTTCGGGTCG
The sequence above is a segment of the Bacillus alveayuensis genome. Coding sequences within it:
- a CDS encoding aminoglycoside phosphotransferase (APT) family kinase protein (product_source=COG3173; cath_funfam=3.30.200.20,3.90.1200.10; cog=COG3173; pfam=PF01636; superfamily=56112) yields the protein MNKQCERINWNRLEEFLRNMLNLMNEEGDMVVQPFTSGYSNLTYKVQIGTWEGVLRRPPFGELPKKAHDMEREYKLLKKIHAVYPKAPRPLLYGDDPKIMDKHFYVMELKKGVVIDHSLPAHWNSLTIKEEISKAFIQELVDLHRINVYQTKLDSLGKPEGFLKRQVNGWIQRYQQSKTDDLPFVEKLENWLMENIPNSTDVTIIHNDFKLNNIIFHPDDPTHITAVLDWEMSTIGDPLFDLAISLAYWTEEGDEEIGLTAVTNQSGFWTRKDLAIMYAKESGRDISNLNYYLSFAFYKIAAVLQQIYYRYKIGEVKDERFKNLHVGIKNLMLQSEKAAYSPSYL